Proteins found in one Terribacillus sp. DMT04 genomic segment:
- a CDS encoding BMP family ABC transporter substrate-binding protein, translating to MFKRILLPICVLILCYLAGCAANPAAAKLDEEKRVGIVLTEAGLGDQELNDLAIDGLTKARDRLDIIYTYKEITADMSYEKALQELAGEKMNIIITLEAEAGDAVAEQAKANPDITYISFGTDLKADNLFGYQFDAEEAGYLAGVTAATITKSGKIGFIGESDSLYLAGFREGIENTNSDTRLLVQEASPDDQRAGSQLSKELLKEGADVLFADPGKAGKAVITQAALAHAYAIGAGGDQAYLEPEAVVTSAMLQVDHIIFELLKQDDKGEELPSDANVGLEEQGVGLSPIAVVSITDKVEGKVHAAAQELIEAERAK from the coding sequence ATGTTTAAGCGTATCCTATTACCTATATGCGTCCTCATCCTCTGCTATTTAGCTGGGTGTGCTGCTAATCCAGCTGCAGCTAAATTGGATGAAGAGAAACGTGTAGGAATCGTTCTGACAGAAGCAGGTCTCGGGGATCAGGAATTGAATGACCTGGCAATCGATGGGCTTACAAAAGCAAGAGACAGGCTCGATATTATTTATACATATAAAGAAATTACGGCAGACATGTCATATGAAAAGGCACTTCAAGAGCTGGCGGGAGAAAAGATGAATATAATCATCACACTTGAAGCTGAAGCAGGAGACGCTGTCGCTGAACAGGCCAAAGCCAATCCTGATATAACATACATAAGTTTTGGAACTGATTTAAAAGCGGATAATTTGTTTGGCTATCAATTCGATGCAGAAGAAGCTGGCTATTTGGCAGGCGTAACAGCAGCAACAATCACTAAGAGTGGAAAGATAGGATTTATTGGAGAATCGGACAGTCTGTATTTGGCGGGTTTTAGAGAAGGGATTGAAAACACCAATTCGGACACGCGGCTTTTAGTCCAAGAAGCGTCACCAGATGATCAGCGTGCTGGAAGTCAGTTATCAAAGGAACTGCTGAAAGAAGGGGCAGATGTACTTTTTGCTGATCCTGGAAAAGCAGGCAAAGCGGTGATAACACAAGCTGCACTGGCACATGCCTATGCTATTGGAGCTGGCGGCGATCAAGCCTATCTGGAACCTGAAGCAGTCGTCACATCAGCTATGCTGCAAGTTGACCATATTATTTTTGAGCTGCTCAAGCAGGACGACAAAGGTGAAGAGCTGCCGAGTGATGCAAATGTGGGCTTAGAAGAGCAAGGAGTTGGATTAAGTCCGATTGCAGTTGTCAGCATCACGGATAAAGTGGAGGGCAAAGTCCATGCTGCTGCTCAAGAGCTGATAGAAGCGGAGCGAGCCAAATGA
- a CDS encoding class I SAM-dependent methyltransferase, producing the protein MEMLKHVIAYAHELMEQVIHPGDTVIDATCGNGNDTLVLSRLVGDKGKVLAFDIQEQAIEMTSKHLTMHDVTNTTLILDSHQRVDHYITAEDEGKLAGAIFNLGYLPGSSKAITTNAESTITAIEKIRHSMKPGGRIVLVVYHGHAEGAIEKEGLLAHVKEYDQKQYAVLQYRFLNQKNNPPFIIAIEKKKKK; encoded by the coding sequence ATGGAAATGTTAAAACATGTTATTGCTTACGCGCACGAACTGATGGAACAAGTCATTCATCCAGGAGATACCGTCATTGATGCAACTTGCGGTAACGGAAACGATACACTCGTATTGAGCCGGTTAGTTGGAGATAAAGGAAAGGTGCTGGCATTCGATATACAGGAACAAGCAATCGAAATGACAAGCAAACACCTAACGATGCATGATGTTACAAATACAACGTTGATTCTGGACAGCCACCAGCGCGTCGACCATTATATAACCGCTGAGGATGAAGGAAAACTTGCGGGCGCTATTTTTAACCTCGGTTACCTTCCAGGCAGCAGCAAAGCCATTACAACAAATGCTGAAAGTACCATTACAGCTATTGAGAAGATTCGCCACAGCATGAAACCTGGAGGAAGAATTGTACTCGTTGTCTATCATGGGCATGCGGAAGGCGCCATTGAAAAAGAAGGGTTGCTTGCACACGTTAAAGAGTATGATCAAAAGCAGTACGCTGTCTTGCAGTACCGCTTCCTTAACCAAAAAAATAAT